The sequence below is a genomic window from Candidatus Parvarchaeota archaeon.
CAAGAAGAAAGTTGCACACTGTCGGATATACAATAAATCCCAATTCTTCCAGCCCGCCGCGCAACTTTTCCCTCTCCTTTCTCATCTTCGCCACGTTTTCTTCCATCACGCCTCTGCCCTCAGCAAGTGCTTTGGTGACAAGTGCCGCTGAAAGCGAATTCACATTATATGGGGGCTTGAGGCCGCGAAGTAGTGCAATTGTCTTCACACTTGCAATCGCATAGCCGACACGCAAGCCTGCAAGGCCCCAAGCCTTTGAAAAAGTCCTTGAAACAATCAAATTTTCGTACTTGTCAACCAGCGCCGCAACGCTTTCCCCCCCAAACTCAACATAAGCCTCGTCAACAAATAGGATTGCATTGGTCTTCCCTGCAAGCTCCTCTATCGTGGCTTTTTCCACAGGCGCGCCAACAGGGCTGTTTGGGGAAACTAGAAACACAATCTTTGTTTTTTCATCGCTAGCTCCAATTATCTCACCTACATTCGGCTGAAATCTTGAGTCAAGTAGCACCTGCCTTACAATTCCACCCTGGGCTTTGGCGCAAACGCCATACATCGAGTAGCCCGGCTCGACTGATATTATGTTTTCACCAGGCTCCACAAACGCCCTCACGCACAGGTCGATTATCTCATCAGAGCCATTGCCAACAAGTATGTTTTCCCTTTTCACGCAAGCATATCTTGCAATCTCATCGCGCAATCTGTTTTGGTCAGAGTCGGGATATCTGTTAAGCTCAACCCCAAACTCTAAAGCCGCTTTCCCATCCCTTCCGCCAAAGCTGCATCCAAACGCATTCTCGTTTGCATCCATAAACGCCTCGGCAGTCTTGTACAAGTCCCTGGCGCACGTGTATGGCTCAAGCTGTGCAACTGCTTTTCTTGCCAGCTTTTCAATGTCAATTTTTTTTCCCAT
It includes:
- the hisC gene encoding histidinol-phosphate transaminase, which translates into the protein MGKKIDIEKLARKAVAQLEPYTCARDLYKTAEAFMDANENAFGCSFGGRDGKAALEFGVELNRYPDSDQNRLRDEIARYACVKRENILVGNGSDEIIDLCVRAFVEPGENIISVEPGYSMYGVCAKAQGGIVRQVLLDSRFQPNVGEIIGASDEKTKIVFLVSPNSPVGAPVEKATIEELAGKTNAILFVDEAYVEFGGESVAALVDKYENLIVSRTFSKAWGLAGLRVGYAIASVKTIALLRGLKPPYNVNSLSAALVTKALAEGRGVMEENVAKMRKEREKLRGGLEELGFIVYPTVCNFLLARPPLGAKTAKRMQQEIAAKGMIIRDRSSMPMLQNTFRITIGTEEENGRLIECIRGIVSKGGGYDCVLFDMDGVLVDVRNSYRVAIEKTANEWFARNGGRERVSQKEVSAIKSIPGFNNDWDAAFAIVRARGSLELIKSALPLSRDEKESKLYLGLKEVFQEFYLNGLMQCEPALVAKETLAKLSDSGLKIGIVTGRPKAEAEFAVKNNGWESVFPFSCIVALENCDEEKPSPKPLLLAAKKLGAKNPIYIGDNVSDLKACKAAGIPCVIVGKAVAGDWNVEKTDEIVRMLGR